The Gordonia iterans DNA window GGGCAAGGGCGGTTCCGACGGCCCGCTCGGTGCGGCGACAAGCGATGAGACCGAGACCGGCGACGTCATGAAGTCGACGTTCGACAATGGCGAGATCACGTACGACGAGGACTCCGACAAGGTCGTCGTGACCGTCAAGGGCAAGGTCGTCGCGACCGAGTGACCCCACCGCTCGAATCGGGATCCCGGCCGCCGCCCGCGGCCGGGGTCCCGGTGGTTTCGGGACCTTCGTCCGCGGTCCGCACGACGCCGGCGCGCGTAGGTTGGTAGGCGTAGGCGTCGGCGTTTCGGCTGGTTCGCACGCCTCACCCGCTCGGATGCGACCCAGGGAGTTGATACCGGTGCCTACCGTGAATGCGCCGATCATGGCAGCCGTCGACGGCTCAGAGCATGCCCTGGACGGGGTGCGCTGGGCGGCCCGCGCCGCCGCCCGTACCCACCGGCCGCTGCATCTGGTGAGCGTCGTCGACCGTCCGGCCTTCCAGTTCGGCGAGGGCATCGTGACCGCGCAGGCATTCGCGGACGCGTCCCGGGCGCTGGCCGACGGCGCTCTGGACGTCGCCCGTTCGGTGGTCTCGGAGGTCGCGACCGACGTCGAGACCAGCGGTGAGATCGTCGTCGGACGTCCCGCACTGGTGCTGCGCGATCTCACCAGCCGCGCGCACATGATGGTCCTCGGACGCCGCGGACTCGGCGGCGTCGCCGGCCTGCTGCTCGGCTCGGTGAGCACTTACGTCTCGTCGCACGCGAGTTGTCCGGTCGTCGTCGTCAGCGAGGACCCGCCGACCGGGGGGCCCGTGGTGGTCGGCGTCGACGGATCGCCGGTGTCGCAGGCCGCGACCGAGGTCGCCTTCGCCCAGGCATCTGGACTCGGTGTCGGCCTGAT harbors:
- a CDS encoding universal stress protein; the encoded protein is MPTVNAPIMAAVDGSEHALDGVRWAARAAARTHRPLHLVSVVDRPAFQFGEGIVTAQAFADASRALADGALDVARSVVSEVATDVETSGEIVVGRPALVLRDLTSRAHMMVLGRRGLGGVAGLLLGSVSTYVSSHASCPVVVVSEDPPTGGPVVVGVDGSPVSQAATEVAFAQASGLGVGLIAVHTYGGYTGVQTFDVVQQGRQRIVDEARAGLGSRLAGCLSDYPDVNVQTVVTIEEPAAQIIEAASLAQLIVLGSRGHGGFRTLLLGSTSQAVLQVAHCPVMIVPG